The Pseudomonas sp. KU26590 genomic sequence GCTCAACAGCAGGCCAAAGCTCAAGCCCAGGCCCAAGCCCAGGCACAAGGTCAGACCCCGCCCCGGGTTGCTCCGGCACCGACCGGCGCCATTTAGCCCAGCGCCTGACAGGAATTTTTGAATGACCAGCAACGCGATAACCGTGCTCGACGAGCATTCAGATGACATGCCGACGTCCGACCGCGGTATCCGCCGGGTCGGCATGACGATTGTTCTGGTGACCTTTGGCTTGTTCGGCACCTGGGCCGCTTTCGCCCCGCTGGGCAACGCCGTTTACGGTTCAGGTGTTGTCACCGTGCAGAGCTACCGCAAGACCGTCCAGCACCTTGAGGGCGGCATCGTAAAAGAGCTGCTCGCCCGTGACGGTGACACGGTGCACAAGGGCGATCCGTTGATCATCCTTGACGATGGCCAGCTGAGTTCAGAGTACGAATCCACCCGCAACCAGCTCATCACCGCGCGCGCCAAAGAGGCTCGCCTTCGCGCCGAGCGTGACGATCAGCCGGTCATTCCGGCGTTGAAGATAGACGGCGTCGAAAGTGATCGTGCCCGTGAGGCCATCGATGGTGAAGCGCAGGTGTTCCGGTCGCGGCATGACGCGCGCCTGGGCGAGATATCCGTGCAGAAAGAGCGCATCGGACAATTGAAGCAGCAGATTATCGGCCTCAACGACATGATCGCCACCAAGGTCAGTCTCGAAAAATCCTACACCGGTGAGATCACCGAGCTGAAGGACCTGTTGCGGCAGGGATTCGTTGACAAGCAGCGCCTGCTTGAACAGGAACGCAAGCTGGACATGCTCAAGTCAGAGGTCGCTGATCACCAGTCGACGATCACCAAGACCCGTCTGCAGATCAACGAAACCGAGATGCAGATTGTTCAGACCAACCAGAAATTCAGCTCCGATGTGGCCAAGGACTTGAGCGACGTGCAGGCGCAGGTCTTCGACTTGCAAGAAAAGGCCAGCGCGCTCAAGGACAGGCTGTCGCGCATCGTCATCCGCGCCCCGGAAGACGGCATGGTGCTGGAGATGAAAGTGCACACCATCGGCGGGGTGGTCAGCGCCGGGACGCCACTGCTGGATATCGTGCCGGAGTCTTCGGATCTGGTGGTCGAGGCGCATGTGTCAACCAACGACATCGACCGCATCACCTTGGGCAAGCTCACCGACATCCGCTTTAGCGCGTTCAACGCTGCGACCACGCCGGTGATTCAGGGACAGGTCACGCGAATTTCCGCTGACCGTCTCACTGACGAGAAGACTGGCGAGGGCTATTACCTGGTGCGCGTGAAAGTTACCGACGAAGGCATGCAGCGATTGGGCAACCGCAAGCTGCAACCGGGCATGCCAGCGGAGGTGCTGATTAACGCGGGCGAACGCACGATGCTGCAGTACCTGCTCAAGCCTGCGCGCAACATGTTCGCCAAATCGATGATCGAGGAATGACCGTGGTTCGCATGCTTCCCGGTCTGCTTTTTGGTTTGTTTGCGCTAAATGCCAATGCCGCGCAGCCCGCTGCCCCGCAACAGGTCAGCGCGTCGACCTATTCCCTTGACCTGATGACGCTGTACAAGGAATCGCGGCTCGAAGATCCGCGCATCCTTTCGGCCTATGCCCGTGCACGGTCTGCCAAGCAGCAGGAGCGTGAAGCGTTTGGCGGGTTGCTGCCCCAGGTGTCGGCGAGCAGCAACATCAACCGGATTCTGCGCAAGGACGAGCAGTCGCGGGATATCTATGACAACAAAAGCTATGGGCTGAACCTCAGTCAATTCATTTACAACAAGGAAGCGTGGGAGCGATATCAGAAGGCCAAGAGCGTCACGCTGCAGAAGAGTTCGCAGTCCGAGGACTCTCAAGCCGAAGCAACGGTGGATCTGGCCAAGCGCTATTTTGCCGCGCTTGCCGCCGACGATGCGCTGGAGCTGGTCTCGGCCGAGCGGCGCGCGACCCAGGGCAGTCTTGACCGCGTGAACGCTCTGTACGCCAGGCAGATGGCCAAGATCACCGACATGCTGGACCTTAAAGCCCGGGTCGACTTGTTGATTGCTCAGGAAATTGAAGCGCGCAATCAGGTGCGTCTATCCCGGGAAGGGTTGTCGGAAATTGTCGGTCGCCCGATCAATGATCGCTTGAGCCGGATCCGAAACGACATCGCACTGGAAGCGCCGACGCTGCCGCTGGACGCCTGGATTGCCCAGGCGCTCGACAGCAACCCGCGACTCAAAGCCTACGAAAACAACCTGGCGGCGGCCGATGCGGCAGTACGTGAAGGGAAGGGCGGTCACTACCCCTCACTCAGTTTTAACCTCGGGGCTTCGCAGAGTGACGTGGGTTACGACAACACGCTGACCCCGCGCAGCGACAGCTATGTCGCAACCATTGGCCTGAAAGTGCCGATCTACAGCGGCGGCTCGACGTCTGCGCGTGTGAGCGGGCTGTATGACGAGCAATATGCAGCCGAGCAGGATTTGGAGGGGGTGCGCAGGCAAGTGGTGAAAGAAACCACTAACGCTTATCTGACGGCCCAGTCCGCGGTGGACAAGATCCGCGCGGGGCAGAATGCCCTGTCTTCGGCCAAGCAGTCGAGCATCGCGGCGCAGAAGGCGTTCAGCTATGGGGTGGTTAACGCCGTCGATGTGCTGACCGCTGTGCAGAACGAATTCAAGGCCCGTGGCGACCTGCTCAAATCGCAGTACGACTTCATCACCAACCTGTTCATTCTGAATCGCTGGGCCGGCAAGCTGTCGCAAGAGAGCGTTGCCAGTGTGAATGTCTGGCTTGGCGGCGATGATTCGGAAGCGCTGAAAGACCTGAACAATTCAGCACCTAATAACACCAAAGCAATCCCTAAGTAGCCTGCAGCAACTTACGCCTTGGGGTGTGCCGCCAATACTTTGCGGTATACCGCCAGCGTCTGCCGTGCGCATTCCTGCCAGGTAAATTGACGGGCGCGTTCGAGCCCTATTTCAACCCGTTCGCTTCTGAGTGCGTCGTTACTCAACACATCAAGCATCGCTGCCGAGATGCTCGAAGCGTCCAGCGGATCAACCGCCCAGGCGGCATTGCCGGTGACTTCCGGTAGTGACGTGGTATTCGACGCAATAACCGGGCACTGGGCAGCAAATGCTTCGATGACCGGCAGGCCAAATCCTTCGTATAAAGACGCAAACACCAGCGCGCTGGCGCTCTGGAGCAGTGCGAACACGTCGGATTGCGGCAGGTAGCTGAGCCAGCGCCCTTCGCCTTTTGCTTCCAGCGCCTTGAGCTGTGGAATCAGCTCTTCGTTGGCCCAGCCATCACGTCCTACCACAATCAACGGATGCTGTTTGCGCACCGACTCCGGCAGCGCAATGAACGCCTCCAGCACCTTCGGCAAGTTCTTGCGGGGTTGCAGCGTGCCAATAAAGAGGAAAAAACCGGGTTTGAGTTGGTGCTTGTCCAGCACAGCGTCGCGGGTTTCAAGCGGGATGCGCTCGAAATACACCGGGTCCACGCCCAGCGGCGTTACGCTGATTTTCTCGGGGGCAATCCCCATGTGCGTGACCAGATCCTGCTTGCTGTGTTCGGAGATGGTGATCAGGTGATCGGCGCTGTGCACGCTTCGCGCGAACAGCCAGCCCTTGAGGGTTTTGAGGTTTTGTCGGATCCACTCCGGATGAATCAGCGGAATGGCGTCCATGACCGTGGCAATGACGGGCACGCCGCTGATTCTCGGGATCTGGTGATCGGAGGCGTGGAGGATGTCGACATCGCGAGCGATGGTGGAGGAGTTGGGCAGCGGCAAGCTAAGCAAGCCGCTCGCCAGCACCTGAATACGGAAATCAGCCGAAAGCGTTTTGGGTACGCCGCACGCCAGTTCGGGCAAATGCTTGCCGAACGCATAAGGCTTGACGTTGATGCCTGGCTCTTCGCTTCGCTTGAGCGCTTCCATCGCCTGCCACAGAGAGCGGGTGTACACGCCGATACCATCCAGATGACCGGCACGTTCACATCCTGCCCAGACGGTGCAGCTCAAACCAATATCCATACGCGTTTCCAAACCAACCCGGTGAGTCATGAAATCAAGGGGCGCGAGCCTACCATGAGTCGCGTTTTCGGGCATTTCCTTCCGTGCATGATCTCACCGCGCCATTGCGTTTCCTGCCCCGACCCCTCACCATCGCTTTCCGTTATCCATTGCCCGATGGACTAGACAAATTGGCAGCACGTTCGGCTCAAAAGCGCCCTGGATTATGGATGCTTCTAGCGCTTGCACTGACGTGCACGGCGTGTGTCGGCTATCTGAGCGCGGATTGGGATTTTTCCCTGATCAGCCGCCGCGCCGAAGCGCTGTATGGGCCGTTGGGCGCCGGCAAGCAGCGCATCGATGCCTGGCAGAACTTGCTGGCGACCGAGAAGCAGGTCAGCGAGCTGGACAAGCTGAAAGTCGTGAACCTGTTTTTCAACCAGCAGATCCACTATGCCGAAGACATCGACGTCTGGCATGAGGTTGATTACTGGGCGACGCCGGTCGAGTCGTTGATAAAAGGCGCGGGGGATTGCGAGGATTATGCGATCGCCAAGTATTTCAGCCTGCGCCGCCTCGGCGTGCCCAGCGAGAAGCTGCTGATCACCTACGTCAAGGCGCTGCGCCTGAACCGCGCGCACATGGTGCTGACCTATTACTCGAGCCCGAACGCCATGCCGCTGGTGCTCGACAGCCTGATCAACGACATCAAGCCCGCCAGCGAACGTACGGACCTGTTGCCGGTGTATGCCTTCAACGCTGAAGGACTGTGGCTGCCGGGCGCGCAAGGCAACAAGAAAGTGAGCGACACCAAACGTCTGTCCCGGTGGCAGGACGTGCTGAAAAAAATGACCGCAGAAGGCTTCCCCACCGAGCCCGAGAATTAGGAGTACTGATGTCTCTGTTCAAACAGCTGTTGATCGCGATCTGTCTGTTTCTGGTGGTTGCCTTTGCGGGGAGTTTTGTCGTCAGCCTGGAAAGCTCGCGGGCGCAGTACGTCAATCAGTTGCGCTCCCACGCCCAGGACGCCGCGACCTCGTTGGCACTGTCGCTGACGTCCAACATCGACGACCCGGCGATGGTCGAGCTGATGGTGGCGTCGATCTTCGACAGCGGTTATTACGCAAGCATCCGCGTGGTGGATCTGGCCAGTGGCGACACCCTCGTCGAGCGCAGTGCGACCCCGGACAATCAGGGCGTGCCGCAGTGGTTCATCAACGCGATCGGGCTTGAGCCGGCGGGCGGCGAGGCGATTGTCAGTCGTGGCTGGCAGCAGACGGCGCGGGTCGAGGTGGTGAGCCATCCGATGTTCGCGCTGGCCAAGTTGTGGCAGAGCGCGCTGGGCAGCCTCGGTTGGTTGCTGGTGTGCGGCGTGGTCAGTGCGATTCTGGGCGCGATGTTGTTGCGTCGGCAGCTCAAGCCGCTGGATTACATGGTGGCGCAGTCCCAGGCGATTGGCCGTCGTGAGTTCCTGGTTCTGCCCGAGCTGCCGCGCACGCCGGAGCTGCGCCGGGTGGTGCAGGCGATGAACCAGATGGTCGAGAAGCTCAAGGCGCTGTTTCAGGAAAGCACCGAGCGCAGTGAGAAGCTGCGCATCGAGTCGTATCAGGACAGCCTGACCGGGCTGTCGAACCGCCGTTATTTCGACATGCAGCTCAATGCGCACGTCAGTCATCTGGAGGACGGCCGCGCGGGGTATTTGATGATGTTGCGCGTCAACGACCTGGCCGGCTTGAACCAGCGTCTGGGTGGCAAGCGCACCGATGCCTTGTTGGTGGCGGTTGCCGAGCAGTTGGTCCGTCACTGCGAAAAATATCCCGAAACCCGCAACCTCATCAGCCGCAGCCGTGGCGGTGAGTTTGCGGTGCTGGCGCCGGGCATGGTTCGCGATGAGGCCGTGCAGCTGGTGCAGAATCTAGAGGCGGCGCTGCTGAGTCTGGAAGCCACCGGCGCCTCTGATGTCTCGCCGGTTGCGCATATGGGGCTGGCGCCGTACAGCCCGGGCGATGCCTCGCTTACCTTGCTGGCGCTGGCCGATCAGGCGTTGTCCCAGGCTGAAAGCGGTGGCGAGCAATCGTGGTATTGCATCGAGCGTGGGGCGATTGGTGATCTGGGTGAGGATCAGCACGCGTGGCACAGGACCTTGGATCACGCCCTTGAGCACGGGCGGTTTCAGTTGTTCTTTCAGCCAGTGGTCGCGTCGGGCGATGGGGCGAGCGTGTTGCATTACAAGGTGCTGTCGCGCTTGGTCGATGCCGACGGTGAAACGATTCCGGCCGGGCGCTTTCTGCCGTGGCTGGAGCGCTTTGGTTGGTCGAGCCGGCTGGATTTGTTGATGTTGCGACAAGTGCTGGCGCATCTGGGCACGCACAATGAGCGATTGGCGCTGAACCTGTCGGCGGCGACGCTCAACGATGCGTCGGCGTTGAACGAGGTGTTCAACGCGCTGCGCCTGCACCCGAGACTGGGCGCACGCCTGACCTTCGAGATTGGCGAGGAGCAGGTGCCGGAGCAGGTGGTGCTGGAGAAGCTGACGCGACGTCTGCAAGAAGCCGGGTATTCCCTGGCGCTGCAGCGCTTTGGTGGGCGTTTCAGCATGATCGGCAACCTGGCGCATCTGGGGCTGGCGTATTTGAAGATCGATGGCAGCTACATCCGCACCATCGACCAGGAAAGCCACAAACGGTTGTTCATCGAAGCGGTCCAGCGCGCGGCCCACAGCATCGACCTGCCACTGATTGCCGAGCGTGTTGAGACGGAAGGCGAACACCGGGTAATCCTGGAAATGGGGATTGAAGGGGTGCAAGGGCGGCTGTTTGGCGACCCTGCGCCGTGGAAGTGATGGGCTGAGGAATGTGCCCGCTGTTTTAACTCAATAATGATGGCTGACGCGCTATGTGAAGGCGCGCGCTTGCCCGCGAAGGCGGTGGGTCAGTCACCTTTCTATCAACCGACAGAACGCGTTCGCCAGCAAGCCGGCTCCTACGGATTTGTATCTGCGGCGAACAGGGATGCTGCGCCAGACACCGTACGGTGTAGGAGCGTGGCTTGTCCCGCGATCGGCTGCGCAGCAGTCGTCAAACCTCCCGACGCATTTATCGCTAGCACACCGCGTTCACCGGGTTGACTGCCACTTCGCGCCAGATCGCGGGACAAGCCACGCTCCTACGAATTGGGTGGGTTGATGAGTGTGCGTTGTGTCAGGTGCTCATGTCTGCGCCTCGGAAACCGCATTCGCGGGCAAGCGCGCTCCTACGCCCTGCGGGCAGAGGCGGACCGCGATCCATTCCATTTCATTCTGCGATTGCACAGCTACGGGATGATCATCCAACGCGAATTACCAACAGGAACGCAGATTAATGGCCGGCGCAAATCCCCTGTAGGAGCGCGCTTGCCCGCGAAGGGGGTGTGTCAGACGGCATTGATGTCACAGACCCGCCGCTTCGCGACCGTCGTAACCTCCGATTGCTCCTACAGTGGATTTGCGTGCGACGCGGATTTTGGATGCGGGTACGCAAATCCGTTCGACGTTGATTTGGATGCGGGCGCAGAAATGGTAGGAGTGAGCTTGCTCGCGATTGCGGTGGGTCAGTCACCTTTGTATTAACCGACAGAGCGCGTTCGCCAGCAAGCCGGCTCCTACGGATTTGTATCTACGGCGAACAGGGATGCTGCGCCAGCCACGCTCCTACGAATTGGGTGGGTTGATGAGTGTGCGTTGTGTCAGGTGCTCATGTCTGCGCCTCGGAAACCGCATTCGCGGGCAAGCGCGCTCCTACGCCCTGCGGGCAGAGGCGGACCGCGATCCATTCCATTTCATTCTGCGATTGCACAGCTACGGGATGATCATCCAACGCGAATTACCAACAGGAACGCAGATTAATGGCCGGCGCAAATCCCCTGTAGGAGCGCGCTTGCCCGCGAAGGGGGTGTGTCAGACGGCATTGATGTCACAGACCCGCCGCTTCGCGACCGTCGTAACCTCCGATTGCTCCTACAGTGGATTTGCGTGCGACGCGGATTTTGGATGCGGGTACGCAAATCCGTTCGACGTTGATTTGGATGCGGGCGCAGAAATTGTAGGAGTGAGCTTGCTCGCGATTGCGGTGGGTCAGTCACCTTTGTATTAACCGACAGAGCGCGTTCGCCAGCAAGCCGGCTCCTACGGATTTGTATCTACGGCGAACAGGGATGCTGCGCCAGCCACGCTCCTACGAATTGGGTGGGTTGATGAGTGTGCGTTGTGTCAGGTGCTCATGTCTGCGCCTCGGAAACCGCGTTCGCGGGCAAGCGCGCTCCTACGCCCTTCGGGCAGAGGCAGACCGCGATCCATGCTATTTCATCCCGCAGACCAACCTGGGGATCATTCAACGCGCAATACCAGCGGGAGCACCGGTTAGCCGACGCCGCCACTCAACTGTAGGAGCGCGTCAGCCAGCATTATTTTTTCGAATGGCATTCCGTAAGCGGGTAAGCGCCTCAGGCCGGGGAGGTGGGCTTCAGATCAGCCGTTGTTCATCATCATTGATCAAGTCACTCAGGCCGCCCAGTGTTTCCCGGGCCTGGGTTCGATCCATCAGTTTCGCCTGTGCGGCGGAGGGGAGGTCGGTGATGTTGAGGATGCCTTTGCTGGTCAGGACCTGAATCAAGTCGTCCAGTACCCGGATCATGTCCATGTCGCTGGACTTGAGCTGGATCAGGCTTTTCTCGACCACTTCGTTGGCAAACCAGGCTTGCACCTGATGGTCATCGGGCGGCAGTTGCTCGCTCGCTTCGGCAAAAGCCGTCGCTTCCACGCGAATTAGCGTGCCATCGGCATCGCGCTGAACGTAAAACATGGCTCATTCCTCAGGGACTAACCGGGCTGGCAACCGTCAGGGACGGCTGCCAGCACAGTACAACAGCTCTCGCGGCTCAGCTATCAGTGGTGATCGACTTTGATGGTCGGATCCGCACCGCTCACCAGCGAGTTGACCATGGCATTGCTCCAGGTCACCCCTTCCACCTTGATGTGCACATCGGCCGTGGTCGCCGCGGCAGCCGCAGAGACATTCGACGCGAACTGCCCGGTGGTGCTGACTTGCAGAATGGTGTCACGGCCATCGTTGGTGACTTGCAGGTACTTGCTGAGGGTGTCGGTGTCTTCACCTTGCAGCAGATCACGCAGGTCGATACGGTCGCCTTCGCCTTTGTTGAAGTCCTTGATCACGTCAAAGCCACCGCTGTTGGTGTCGCCCGCTTTCCAGGCGAACGTATCGGCCCCTGCGCCACCGGTGAGGATGTCGTTGCCTTTACCGCCCACCAGGATGTCGTTGCCGTTGCCACCATTGAGGATGTCGTCGCCACCCTGGCCGAACAGAATGTCGTTGCCATTGCCGCCGAGCAGGGTGTCGTTGCCGTCCTGCGACGTTGACGACGAATTGGCCAGGTGAGCCACCGCGTCCAGGTTGTTGGTCACGAATGAGTGCAGCGTCTTGTCATCGATGGTCGACACGTTCACGTGCAGGGTGTCTGCCGCGAACGCCTTGAGCGCCGTGATGCCGCCCTGGGTGTTGTAGGTGATCAGATCACCGAACAGGATGTCATTGCCGTCGCCACCGTTGAGGGTGTCGCTGCCCGGAGCGATATCTTTCTGGTCGCCCAGTACCGCTTTCGCCAGATCATCCGCGTTGACATTACTCAGTGCATGACCGTCGCTGTCGTAGTGATCAAGCGTGCTCGCCTTGACGGCCGAGTTCAGGCCGATCGCTTCGATGGTTGGCGACTGCTTCAGCAACAGGGCGTAGCCGGTGTCCGCTTCCGCCAGCACAACGCTGCTGCCGTTGGTTTCAGGTGAATTCAGGCTGTATTCATAACCGCCCTTGCCGTCGGCGTGGCTGGCAAGCGTGCCGACCAGCGCGCCGTTGCTGTTGCTGGCGTAGCTGTACACATGGCCCACGGTGTCGATGGCGACTTTGCCGTTCACCGTGTAGGTGCTGCCCAGATGCCAGCTTTCGAGGGCCGTCGCCAGCGTGATGGTCGTACCACTGACAGTGCCGAGCACGGTACTGGTGTTCTGGTAAACGTTAGGCTCGCCGTCGGTGATGAAGTAAGTGCGGTTCTCGCCTGTAGGGTTGGTGCTGTTCAAGCCGGCAAACCAGTTCGCCGTGGTCTTGAAGGCGTCTTCGTAGTTGGTTGTACCGCCCGACGTCATGGTCGCCAGTGCAGCGGCCAGGGTTTTCAGGGCTGCGGCCTTGTCAGACATATCCACGGAAACGGTAGAGCGTACGTTGGTGTCGAAATCCACCAGCAGCACGTTGATCTTGCCGGCGTTGGCCGTCTGAGCACCGTTCGCCAGTTTCTCGAAGACCGACTGCAGCTGCGTCTTCGCCGTGTCGAGGGATTTGCCCATGCTGCCCGAGCTGTCGACGATGAAGGCGATGTTATAGCTCTTGCCCTGCACGATGGTCGTGCCGCTGACGTCGCCGACGATGATGTCGCCACCGGTGGTGCCAGTGATCGGCGTCGGGTCGGTGCCGGCCAGGCCTTCACTCGAGTTGTAGGTCTGAGACTCAACGGTGACCGTGATCGCCTTGCTGTCGCTGGCGCTGGCCACGGCGCTTGGTACGCCTGGAACGTTTGCTTCGGTCGCCGTCGCTGTGACGTTCAGCGTGAACTTGCCGCTGAAGTAGTCAGGCGTGGTGATGCTCAGCGTCGACAGGTCGAACTGGCTGACATCGATCGTGTCCATCACGGTTTTGCCGTTTTCGACGTGAGTCGTCACGGTGGCCGTGTGGCCTGCGGCGTCGGTCAGGATCGAGCCGGCCGGTGCGCCGCCACTCAGGGTCGTGACGTGAGTCTCCGAACCGTCAAGGCTGTCACCGAACACCGCTTTGACCGGGCTCAGCTTGATCGCGGTGCCTTCGGTGCCGTGGTTCAGCTCGTAACCGGTGTAATAACCCTCACCGCTGCCAACCGTGCCTTCGTGCAGCGGCGAGACGTTCAGGCCGGAAGCCTTGAGGTCATCGACCGTTGCGAACAGCAGCACGTTGGTGCTGTTCAGGGCCACGGTCTGAGTGGCGCCGGTGCTGATGTTCTTGTCGACCAGGTTGATGCTGTAGTTGCCCGGACCTGCCTGGTTGTAGTGGTAGATGTCCAGGGTGTAGTAGCCGGACTCTGTCGGCGTGAAGCCCGCGCTCTGGATCTTGCCACCCGCGCCCCATGTAGCGTTGGCGGCGGTCTGGCCAGCGACGGTAATCAGCAGACTGTCGTCCGCGGTACCGGAGAAGGTGTAGGTGTGGCCGGCTTCCATGTAGACCAGACCGGACAACTTGGTGCCGGTACCGACCGCGACGGAAGCGTCCTGCGCTGCGGCGGCGACGGTGTGAGAGGTCGACGCGACGGTGGTGTTGAAGCCGGCCTTGATGGTCGCTTCGTTGGCGCCCTGACCGTTGGTGCCCATATTGGTCAGCGTCCCGACGTAGACGTCCTTGACCAGACCGGTCGACTGAACGACGCCGGTACCCAGTGTCACCAGCGGTTGGTCGGCGACAGGTGCCACGCTGATGGCGCCGGTGGCTTTGACCGAACTCGTCAGACCCTGATCGTCGACGGCCTTGTAGGTGAACGAGGTGCTGCCCGCCCAATCGGCGGCTGGCTTGAAGTACACCGTTGCAGCGTTGCCGACTGCCGCGATGTTACTCAGGCTGGTCAGCGCCACTTTACCGGCTGCATCCGCGTAGAAGGTGCCGTGTGCGGCCATGTCCACCAGGTTGAAGTGGTCAATGGTGCCATCGACGTCGGTGCCGGTCAGCTTGACCGCGATAGTGGTGTCTTCGTTGCCCGTTGCCGAAGCTGACTTGGTCACCGGCGCGTCGTTGACGGCGATCACGTTGATCTGGCTGTTGTGTACGACAGTCTGGTTATTGCTGCCGTTGGCATCAGCGTCGGTGACAGCGATGGTCACACCGCGCTGTGCAGTGCTCGGGTTATCGCTGTTGTCGGCGTAGGTGATCGACTTGATCAAGGTTTCGTAGTTGGCAACCGAAGCCTTGCCGGTCAAGTCGATGACGATGTTGCCTTTGGCGTCGTTGCTCAGCGTGTAAGTGATACCCAGATCGGTCGTGGCGCTGTTGGTGCCCTTGTAGTACTGGGACACGATCAGGTCTTCAGCCTGAATGCCGGTCAGCGTGATCTTCGCGCTGCTCAGCTGGGTGCTGTCGACGTCAGTGATGCTGAAGTCTTTGACGATCGCGATCGGCGCGCCGTTTTCGGTGTAGGTGATGCTGTCGAAATTAACGACCGGTGCGTCGTTCACTGGCGTGACATTGACGGTCAGCGGCTGTTGGGTCGTTGCCGACGGGCCGTTCAGTTCGGTGGACGTCGCGTTGACAATCAGGTCGATCTGGCCGTTGAAGTTTTCCGGTGGCGTGATGGTCACCTTGGTCAGGTCCCAGCCGTCGAGCGCTGCAGTGCCGTTGCCGCCGGCAGTTGACGTGTAGCTGTGAGTGCCATCAGTGACGACAGCACCGACTGGAACGCCGGAAACGGTCAGATGGCTC encodes the following:
- the lapD gene encoding cyclic di-GMP receptor LapD yields the protein MSLFKQLLIAICLFLVVAFAGSFVVSLESSRAQYVNQLRSHAQDAATSLALSLTSNIDDPAMVELMVASIFDSGYYASIRVVDLASGDTLVERSATPDNQGVPQWFINAIGLEPAGGEAIVSRGWQQTARVEVVSHPMFALAKLWQSALGSLGWLLVCGVVSAILGAMLLRRQLKPLDYMVAQSQAIGRREFLVLPELPRTPELRRVVQAMNQMVEKLKALFQESTERSEKLRIESYQDSLTGLSNRRYFDMQLNAHVSHLEDGRAGYLMMLRVNDLAGLNQRLGGKRTDALLVAVAEQLVRHCEKYPETRNLISRSRGGEFAVLAPGMVRDEAVQLVQNLEAALLSLEATGASDVSPVAHMGLAPYSPGDASLTLLALADQALSQAESGGEQSWYCIERGAIGDLGEDQHAWHRTLDHALEHGRFQLFFQPVVASGDGASVLHYKVLSRLVDADGETIPAGRFLPWLERFGWSSRLDLLMLRQVLAHLGTHNERLALNLSAATLNDASALNEVFNALRLHPRLGARLTFEIGEEQVPEQVVLEKLTRRLQEAGYSLALQRFGGRFSMIGNLAHLGLAYLKIDGSYIRTIDQESHKRLFIEAVQRAAHSIDLPLIAERVETEGEHRVILEMGIEGVQGRLFGDPAPWK
- a CDS encoding TolC family outer membrane protein encodes the protein MTVVRMLPGLLFGLFALNANAAQPAAPQQVSASTYSLDLMTLYKESRLEDPRILSAYARARSAKQQEREAFGGLLPQVSASSNINRILRKDEQSRDIYDNKSYGLNLSQFIYNKEAWERYQKAKSVTLQKSSQSEDSQAEATVDLAKRYFAALAADDALELVSAERRATQGSLDRVNALYARQMAKITDMLDLKARVDLLIAQEIEARNQVRLSREGLSEIVGRPINDRLSRIRNDIALEAPTLPLDAWIAQALDSNPRLKAYENNLAAADAAVREGKGGHYPSLSFNLGASQSDVGYDNTLTPRSDSYVATIGLKVPIYSGGSTSARVSGLYDEQYAAEQDLEGVRRQVVKETTNAYLTAQSAVDKIRAGQNALSSAKQSSIAAQKAFSYGVVNAVDVLTAVQNEFKARGDLLKSQYDFITNLFILNRWAGKLSQESVASVNVWLGGDDSEALKDLNNSAPNNTKAIPK
- a CDS encoding tryptophan synthase subunit beta → MFYVQRDADGTLIRVEATAFAEASEQLPPDDHQVQAWFANEVVEKSLIQLKSSDMDMIRVLDDLIQVLTSKGILNITDLPSAAQAKLMDRTQARETLGGLSDLINDDEQRLI
- a CDS encoding glycosyltransferase family 4 protein, with amino-acid sequence MDIGLSCTVWAGCERAGHLDGIGVYTRSLWQAMEALKRSEEPGINVKPYAFGKHLPELACGVPKTLSADFRIQVLASGLLSLPLPNSSTIARDVDILHASDHQIPRISGVPVIATVMDAIPLIHPEWIRQNLKTLKGWLFARSVHSADHLITISEHSKQDLVTHMGIAPEKISVTPLGVDPVYFERIPLETRDAVLDKHQLKPGFFLFIGTLQPRKNLPKVLEAFIALPESVRKQHPLIVVGRDGWANEELIPQLKALEAKGEGRWLSYLPQSDVFALLQSASALVFASLYEGFGLPVIEAFAAQCPVIASNTTSLPEVTGNAAWAVDPLDASSISAAMLDVLSNDALRSERVEIGLERARQFTWQECARQTLAVYRKVLAAHPKA
- a CDS encoding HlyD family type I secretion periplasmic adaptor subunit, coding for MTSNAITVLDEHSDDMPTSDRGIRRVGMTIVLVTFGLFGTWAAFAPLGNAVYGSGVVTVQSYRKTVQHLEGGIVKELLARDGDTVHKGDPLIILDDGQLSSEYESTRNQLITARAKEARLRAERDDQPVIPALKIDGVESDRAREAIDGEAQVFRSRHDARLGEISVQKERIGQLKQQIIGLNDMIATKVSLEKSYTGEITELKDLLRQGFVDKQRLLEQERKLDMLKSEVADHQSTITKTRLQINETEMQIVQTNQKFSSDVAKDLSDVQAQVFDLQEKASALKDRLSRIVIRAPEDGMVLEMKVHTIGGVVSAGTPLLDIVPESSDLVVEAHVSTNDIDRITLGKLTDIRFSAFNAATTPVIQGQVTRISADRLTDEKTGEGYYLVRVKVTDEGMQRLGNRKLQPGMPAEVLINAGERTMLQYLLKPARNMFAKSMIEE
- the lapG gene encoding cysteine protease LapG; amino-acid sequence: MAARSAQKRPGLWMLLALALTCTACVGYLSADWDFSLISRRAEALYGPLGAGKQRIDAWQNLLATEKQVSELDKLKVVNLFFNQQIHYAEDIDVWHEVDYWATPVESLIKGAGDCEDYAIAKYFSLRRLGVPSEKLLITYVKALRLNRAHMVLTYYSSPNAMPLVLDSLINDIKPASERTDLLPVYAFNAEGLWLPGAQGNKKVSDTKRLSRWQDVLKKMTAEGFPTEPEN